A genomic stretch from Marinimicrobium sp. C6131 includes:
- a CDS encoding M23 family metallopeptidase, which translates to MKIIIVSKQHGQTRSITLGGWTRALLSICLLGMPVTAAGVLGAQWLNSLNGNSDVFTAESRRAWEATLAEQQAQVEETREHARSQVAALTLRVAELQARLMRLDALGEHLTSLANLDEGEFDFSQPPALGGPETATIGDPYTPPDFISVIDQLSNQIENREQQLATLDALLAKRKLQDDIFIAGRPIKKGWMSSRFGRRTDPFTGQVAWHGGVDFAGKDGSEIISVAAGVVTWSQERHGYGQMVEINHGSGFTTRYAHNKENLVKVGDVVKKGQVIALMGSSGRSTGPHVHFEVYKNGRAVDPATYIHRASR; encoded by the coding sequence ATGAAGATCATCATTGTCAGCAAACAGCACGGTCAGACGCGCAGCATCACCTTGGGTGGCTGGACGCGTGCGCTGCTGTCCATCTGCCTGCTGGGTATGCCGGTTACGGCGGCGGGGGTGTTGGGCGCGCAGTGGCTGAACTCGCTGAATGGCAATAGTGACGTTTTTACGGCCGAGTCCCGGCGAGCCTGGGAAGCCACTCTGGCGGAGCAGCAGGCCCAGGTTGAAGAAACCCGTGAGCATGCCCGTTCCCAGGTGGCCGCCCTGACTCTGCGGGTTGCCGAGCTTCAGGCCCGCCTGATGCGCCTCGATGCTCTGGGAGAGCACCTGACCAGCCTGGCGAATCTGGATGAAGGCGAGTTCGACTTCAGTCAGCCGCCCGCCTTGGGTGGCCCGGAAACCGCCACGATTGGTGACCCTTACACCCCCCCCGATTTCATCAGCGTGATCGATCAGCTTTCCAATCAGATCGAGAACCGTGAGCAGCAATTGGCCACATTGGATGCGCTGCTGGCCAAGCGGAAGTTGCAGGACGATATTTTTATCGCCGGGCGTCCGATCAAGAAAGGCTGGATGTCCTCGCGCTTTGGCCGTCGCACCGATCCGTTCACCGGGCAGGTGGCGTGGCACGGCGGTGTGGATTTTGCCGGCAAGGATGGCTCCGAAATCATCTCTGTCGCCGCCGGTGTGGTGACCTGGTCGCAAGAGCGCCACGGCTACGGCCAGATGGTTGAAATCAACCACGGCAGTGGTTTTACCACACGCTACGCGCACAACAAGGAAAACCTGGTCAAGGTCGGTGATGTGGTCAAGAAAGGCCAGGTCATCGCTCTGATGGGCTCCAGCGGCCGTTCTACCGGCCCTCACGTGCATTTCGAAGTGTACAAAAACGGTCGAGCGGTGGATCCGGCGACCTATATTCATCGCGCCAGCCGTTAA
- the lpxC gene encoding UDP-3-O-acyl-N-acetylglucosamine deacetylase, which produces MIRQRTLKNAIRATGVGLHTGQKVYLTLLPAPADAGIVFRRVDLDPVVEIEAKAENVGDTTLSTTLVKGDVRVSTVEHLLSAMAGLGIDNAIVEVSAPEVPIMDGSAGPFVFLIQSAGIQEQAAAKKFIRIKKPVTVEEGDKVASFLPFDGFKVTFSIDFNHPVFEGRNLQTSVDFSSTSFVKEVSRARTFGFMHEIEYLRSKGLAKGGSVDNAIVVDDYRILNEDGLRYEDEFVKHKVLDAIGDLYLLGNSLIGEFRAHKSGHGLNNKSLRQLIAQRDAWEVVTFDDESTAPISYMKPLLAV; this is translated from the coding sequence ATGATCAGACAACGCACGCTAAAAAATGCCATCCGGGCCACCGGTGTTGGCTTGCACACCGGTCAGAAAGTGTATCTGACCCTTCTGCCGGCACCCGCGGATGCCGGAATCGTGTTCCGCCGGGTTGATCTGGATCCGGTCGTTGAGATCGAAGCCAAAGCCGAGAACGTCGGCGATACCACGCTGTCCACGACTCTGGTCAAGGGCGATGTGCGGGTGTCCACGGTTGAGCACTTGCTGTCGGCGATGGCAGGGCTCGGTATTGATAATGCCATCGTTGAGGTGAGCGCGCCGGAAGTCCCGATTATGGACGGTAGCGCCGGTCCGTTCGTTTTCCTGATCCAGTCCGCTGGTATTCAGGAGCAGGCGGCGGCCAAGAAGTTCATCCGGATCAAGAAGCCGGTGACGGTCGAAGAAGGCGATAAAGTGGCCAGTTTCCTGCCGTTCGACGGTTTCAAGGTCACCTTCTCCATCGACTTCAATCATCCGGTGTTTGAGGGTCGTAACCTGCAGACGTCCGTCGACTTCTCCAGCACCTCTTTTGTGAAAGAGGTCAGCCGGGCCCGTACCTTCGGCTTTATGCATGAAATAGAGTATTTGCGCTCAAAGGGGCTGGCCAAAGGTGGTAGTGTCGATAACGCCATTGTGGTGGATGACTACCGGATCCTGAACGAAGACGGTCTTCGTTACGAGGATGAATTCGTCAAACACAAGGTGCTCGATGCCATTGGGGATCTGTATCTGTTGGGGAACAGCCTGATTGGTGAGTTCCGGGCCCACAAATCAGGTCACGGCCTGAACAACAAATCCCTGCGCCAGCTGATCGCCCAGCGAGATGCCTGGGAAGTGGTGACGTTTGACGATGAGAGCACGGCGCCGATCTCTTATATGAAGCCGTTACTGGCGGTATAG
- the ftsZ gene encoding cell division protein FtsZ gives MFELVDNIPQNAVIKVIGVGGGGGNAVKHMIDSNIEGVEFICANTDAQALKDIDSRTVLQLGHSMTKGLGAGANPEVGRQAAMEDRERIAEVLRGADMVFIAAGMGGGTGTGGAPIVAEVARDLGILTVAVVTKPFPFEGRKRMVVADAGIKELQERVDSLITIPNEKLLSVLGKSTSLLDAFKAANNVLLGAVQGIADLIIRPGMINVDFADVRTVMSEMGMAMMGTGHATGENRAREAAEAAIRSPLLEDVNLQGARGILVNITAGIDLSLGEYSEVGNTIEEFASSDATVVVGTVIDPEMSDELRVTVVATGLGVAAKEEKPAGKTKVVVDNTRRKNTGEVDYSSYERPTVMRQNAQASGQATATAPATEKELEYLDIPAFLRRQAD, from the coding sequence ATGTTCGAGCTCGTAGACAACATCCCGCAAAATGCCGTGATTAAAGTCATTGGTGTCGGTGGTGGCGGTGGCAATGCCGTCAAGCACATGATCGACAGCAACATCGAGGGCGTGGAGTTCATCTGCGCCAATACCGACGCACAGGCGCTCAAGGACATCGACTCGCGCACCGTACTGCAACTGGGTCACAGCATGACCAAAGGCCTGGGCGCCGGTGCCAACCCCGAAGTGGGCCGTCAGGCCGCCATGGAAGACCGTGAGCGCATCGCCGAAGTATTGCGCGGTGCCGACATGGTGTTCATTGCAGCCGGCATGGGTGGCGGTACCGGCACCGGTGGTGCACCCATCGTGGCGGAAGTGGCCCGGGATCTGGGTATCCTCACGGTTGCCGTGGTGACCAAGCCGTTCCCCTTCGAGGGCCGCAAGCGCATGGTCGTCGCCGACGCCGGCATCAAGGAGTTGCAGGAACGGGTCGACTCACTGATTACCATCCCGAATGAAAAGCTGCTCTCGGTGCTGGGCAAATCCACGAGTCTGCTGGATGCTTTCAAGGCCGCCAACAACGTCCTGCTGGGTGCTGTTCAGGGCATCGCCGACCTGATCATCCGTCCGGGCATGATCAACGTCGACTTCGCCGACGTCCGCACAGTGATGTCCGAAATGGGCATGGCCATGATGGGCACCGGCCACGCAACCGGTGAAAACCGGGCCCGCGAGGCGGCTGAGGCGGCCATTCGCAGTCCGCTGCTGGAGGATGTCAATCTGCAGGGCGCGCGGGGCATTCTGGTCAATATCACCGCCGGCATCGATCTGTCGCTGGGCGAGTACTCCGAGGTGGGTAATACCATCGAAGAGTTCGCCTCCTCCGATGCCACCGTGGTTGTGGGTACCGTGATTGATCCGGAAATGTCGGATGAACTGCGGGTTACCGTGGTGGCCACGGGCCTGGGTGTGGCGGCAAAGGAAGAAAAGCCCGCCGGTAAAACGAAAGTGGTGGTAGACAACACCCGCCGCAAGAATACCGGTGAAGTGGACTACAGCAGTTACGAGCGCCCCACGGTCATGCGCCAGAATGCCCAGGCGAGCGGGCAGGCAACCGCGACCGCACCGGCCACAGAGAAGGAGCTGGAATACCTGGATATCCCGGCCTTCTTGCGCCGTCAGGCGGACTGA
- the ftsA gene encoding cell division protein FtsA, whose amino-acid sequence MAHVADSKMIVGLDIGTSKVVAIVGAITPEGELEVVGIGSHRSSGLKKGVVVNIESTVQSIQRAIEEAELMAGCQIHSVYAGIAGSHIRSLNSHGIVAIKDREVYPQDLERVIDAAQAVAIPADQKILHILPQEFLIDDQEGVKEPLGMSGVRLEAKVHLVTCAVNAAQNIEKCIRRCGLEVEDIILEQLASSFSVLTEDEKELGVCVVDIGGGTTDIAVFKEGAIRHTGVIPIAGDQVTNDIAMAFRTPTPHAEEIKIKYACALAKLTGPDETIKVPSVGDREPRDLSRQALAEVVEPRYDELFTLVQAELRRSGFEDLIAAGIVLTGGTAKMEGVVELAEEIFHMPVRLGAPQNTRGLKDIVNNPIYSTGVGLLQYAIKQQQEGRAITHVRDNDDSWFGRLKKLFQSHF is encoded by the coding sequence ATGGCCCATGTAGCTGACAGCAAGATGATTGTCGGTCTGGATATCGGTACATCCAAAGTCGTCGCTATAGTCGGTGCCATTACTCCCGAGGGCGAATTGGAAGTGGTGGGTATTGGCTCGCACCGCTCCAGCGGACTCAAAAAGGGTGTGGTGGTGAATATCGAGTCGACGGTGCAGTCCATTCAACGGGCGATTGAAGAGGCGGAGCTGATGGCGGGCTGCCAGATTCATTCGGTGTATGCCGGTATTGCCGGCAGCCACATTCGCAGCCTGAACTCGCACGGCATCGTGGCGATCAAGGACCGGGAAGTCTATCCCCAGGACCTGGAGCGGGTGATTGATGCCGCCCAGGCAGTGGCCATTCCGGCGGACCAGAAGATCCTGCATATTCTCCCGCAGGAATTCCTGATCGATGATCAGGAAGGCGTCAAAGAGCCCCTGGGCATGTCCGGGGTGCGTCTGGAGGCCAAGGTACACCTGGTGACCTGCGCCGTGAATGCCGCGCAGAATATCGAGAAGTGCATCCGGCGCTGTGGACTGGAGGTGGAAGACATCATTCTCGAGCAGCTCGCCTCAAGCTTTTCGGTGTTGACCGAGGATGAGAAAGAGTTGGGTGTCTGCGTGGTGGATATCGGTGGCGGCACCACGGATATCGCGGTGTTCAAGGAAGGGGCGATACGTCACACCGGTGTGATTCCGATTGCCGGTGATCAGGTGACCAATGACATCGCCATGGCGTTCCGCACACCGACGCCGCACGCGGAAGAAATCAAAATCAAATACGCCTGTGCTCTGGCGAAGCTGACCGGTCCCGACGAAACCATCAAGGTGCCGAGCGTGGGCGATCGCGAACCGAGAGACCTGTCCCGGCAGGCGCTGGCTGAAGTGGTCGAGCCGCGCTACGACGAACTGTTCACCCTGGTGCAGGCGGAGCTTCGACGCAGTGGCTTTGAAGACCTGATTGCCGCCGGCATCGTGCTGACCGGGGGGACCGCAAAAATGGAAGGGGTGGTGGAACTGGCCGAGGAAATCTTCCATATGCCGGTGCGATTGGGCGCGCCGCAGAACACGCGCGGTCTCAAAGATATTGTCAACAACCCCATTTATTCAACCGGCGTGGGCTTACTGCAATACGCCATCAAGCAACAGCAAGAGGGGAGGGCCATCACGCATGTCCGAGACAACGACGACTCCTGGTTCGGTCGCTTGAAAAAACTGTTTCAAAGTCATTTTTAA
- a CDS encoding cell division protein FtsQ/DivIB → MKSGPVKRIPGQARVTPRGATRKSQPLRDWAKWLQGGRRWVGPVLLLAALIGAGSWIAEPVAGWLNRPVAEVSVEGTFRYLSRERIETLLSEQLGEGFLQLELAAIKGALEAEPWVARAALTRRWPDVLHVRIIEEEPIARWGEVGFLDRGGNIIAVDDQSALEHLPLLAGSDPDAVAMMERYQDLAQLLRHRGLSIQSLRSDRKNAWRLTLSDGVTLVIGRDQVLEKIQRFAKVYDRQLSERWGEIEQVDLRYHNGVAVAWKAQREDTETQ, encoded by the coding sequence ATGAAGTCCGGGCCAGTAAAACGGATCCCGGGGCAGGCAAGGGTGACGCCGCGTGGCGCCACACGCAAGAGCCAGCCCCTAAGGGACTGGGCGAAGTGGCTCCAGGGAGGGCGCCGGTGGGTCGGTCCGGTACTGTTGTTGGCGGCGCTGATCGGCGCGGGAAGCTGGATCGCCGAACCGGTCGCCGGCTGGCTGAACCGGCCGGTCGCCGAGGTGAGCGTAGAGGGAACGTTCCGCTACCTGAGTCGTGAGCGGATCGAAACGCTACTGAGTGAACAGTTGGGGGAAGGATTCCTGCAGTTGGAACTGGCGGCGATCAAGGGCGCACTGGAAGCAGAGCCCTGGGTGGCCAGGGCGGCACTGACACGACGTTGGCCGGATGTGTTGCACGTAAGAATTATTGAAGAGGAACCTATCGCCCGCTGGGGAGAGGTCGGGTTCCTGGATCGCGGAGGCAACATTATTGCCGTCGATGATCAGTCGGCATTGGAGCATTTGCCCCTGCTGGCCGGGTCGGATCCGGATGCGGTGGCGATGATGGAGCGTTACCAGGATCTGGCGCAGTTGCTGCGTCATCGGGGACTGAGTATCCAGTCTCTGAGAAGTGACCGGAAAAATGCCTGGCGTCTGACGCTCAGTGACGGCGTCACTCTGGTCATCGGTCGGGATCAGGTGTTGGAAAAAATACAGCGATTTGCCAAGGTCTATGATCGGCAATTGAGCGAACGCTGGGGCGAAATAGAGCAGGTGGATTTACGTTATCACAATGGGGTGGCGGTCGCCTGGAAAGCACAACGGGAAGATACAGAAACGCAATGA
- a CDS encoding D-alanine--D-alanine ligase has protein sequence MDVNNEQHSTVSAESAGFNPGRVGVLYGGTSAEREISLQTGAAVLEALRQSGVDAVGIDIGANAIAQLQATPMDVAFIALHGPGGEDGRIQGVLEYMGIPYTGSDVSASALAMDKLRSKQLWAGIGLSTPEFAVVNADSDWEQVLKNLGGDAIVKPAHEGSSIGMARVQSGAELAEAYREAAQYDGSVLVERLITGSEYTVAILDGEALPPIKLETNHRFYDYDAKYLADDTRYLCPCGLDAEREQGLKSLALQAFNSLGCRGWGRVDVMADQLGNFYLLEVNTVPGMTSHSLVPMAAKAAGLSFAELVVRIVRACQKES, from the coding sequence ATGGACGTGAACAACGAACAACACAGCACAGTGTCCGCCGAGTCCGCCGGGTTTAACCCGGGCCGGGTGGGCGTGTTGTACGGCGGCACCTCGGCCGAGCGGGAAATTTCCCTGCAAACCGGAGCCGCGGTGTTGGAAGCACTGCGCCAGTCGGGTGTGGATGCTGTGGGAATTGATATCGGGGCCAACGCCATTGCCCAATTGCAGGCAACGCCCATGGATGTGGCGTTTATTGCGCTGCACGGTCCCGGCGGTGAAGACGGTCGCATTCAGGGCGTGCTCGAATACATGGGTATTCCCTACACCGGCAGCGACGTATCGGCCTCGGCGCTGGCGATGGACAAACTGCGCAGCAAACAGCTGTGGGCCGGCATTGGTTTATCGACGCCGGAGTTCGCAGTGGTCAACGCCGACAGCGACTGGGAGCAGGTACTGAAAAATCTCGGGGGTGATGCCATTGTCAAACCCGCCCATGAGGGGTCCAGCATTGGTATGGCGCGGGTCCAGAGTGGCGCCGAGTTGGCGGAGGCCTACCGGGAAGCGGCCCAGTACGACGGCAGTGTGCTGGTCGAGCGGTTGATTACCGGCAGTGAATACACCGTGGCCATTCTCGATGGCGAGGCACTGCCTCCCATCAAGCTGGAAACGAACCACCGGTTCTACGATTACGACGCCAAATACCTGGCTGACGACACGCGCTACCTGTGCCCCTGTGGCCTGGATGCGGAGCGCGAGCAGGGACTCAAGTCTCTCGCCCTGCAGGCATTCAACAGCCTCGGCTGTCGGGGTTGGGGACGGGTGGATGTGATGGCCGATCAGTTGGGGAACTTCTATTTACTGGAAGTGAATACGGTGCCGGGCATGACCAGCCATAGCCTGGTGCCGATGGCGGCGAAGGCAGCCGGTCTGAGTTTCGCCGAGCTGGTGGTGCGAATTGTGCGAGCTTGCCAGAAGGAGTCATGA
- the murC gene encoding UDP-N-acetylmuramate--L-alanine ligase: MRRIRRIHFIGIGGAGMSGIAEVLINQGYEITGSDLKASGTTRRLEAMGATVFIGHREENVVDAHVVVNSSAVKADNPEMVGARERRIPIVRRAEMLGELMRYRHGIAVAGTHGKTTTTSLMASVLAAGGQHPTFIIGGLVNSAGSNAQLGASRYLVAEADESDASFLHLQPMVAVVTNIDADHMDTYGGDFNQLKRTFIEFIHNLPFYGLAVLCGDDPVVRDIIPSLSRPILTYGFEAHCDFRAINVSKDKMQTRFEVERPDHKVPLAIELNIPGLHNVLNATAVVAVATDEGLSDQAIQDGLKHFAGVGRRFQVYGHYQVESGEAMLVDDYGHHPREVAATIAAIRDGWPERRLVMVYQPHRYTRTRDLYEDFVDVLSSVDVLVLLEVYSAGEDAIPGADGRHLSRSIRMRGAVEPIFVESVDDVPDVIRDIVRPGDIVITQGAGNVGALAGELARRKLR, from the coding sequence ATGCGCCGAATCCGACGCATTCACTTTATCGGCATCGGCGGTGCGGGTATGAGTGGCATTGCGGAGGTGCTGATCAATCAGGGCTACGAGATCACCGGCTCCGATCTGAAAGCCTCAGGCACCACCCGTCGCCTCGAGGCGATGGGCGCAACAGTGTTTATCGGCCATCGCGAAGAAAACGTGGTGGATGCGCACGTTGTGGTCAACTCCAGTGCGGTGAAAGCGGACAATCCGGAGATGGTCGGTGCCCGAGAGCGGCGCATACCCATCGTGCGACGCGCCGAGATGCTCGGCGAACTGATGCGTTATCGCCACGGTATCGCGGTTGCGGGAACTCACGGCAAAACCACGACGACCAGTCTGATGGCCTCAGTACTGGCGGCGGGAGGACAACACCCGACGTTTATCATCGGCGGGTTGGTCAACAGTGCGGGCAGCAATGCGCAACTGGGCGCAAGTCGCTACCTGGTGGCGGAAGCCGATGAGAGCGATGCGTCCTTTCTGCATCTGCAGCCGATGGTGGCCGTGGTGACCAACATCGATGCCGATCACATGGATACCTACGGGGGTGACTTCAATCAGTTGAAGCGCACCTTTATTGAATTCATTCACAACCTGCCGTTCTATGGGCTGGCCGTGTTGTGCGGGGATGACCCGGTAGTGCGCGACATCATTCCATCGCTGTCCCGTCCGATACTGACCTATGGATTTGAAGCGCATTGTGACTTCCGGGCGATCAATGTCAGCAAGGACAAAATGCAGACCCGGTTTGAGGTCGAGCGTCCGGACCACAAAGTGCCACTGGCCATCGAGCTCAATATTCCCGGGTTACACAATGTGTTGAATGCCACCGCCGTGGTGGCGGTTGCCACGGATGAGGGGTTGAGCGATCAGGCCATCCAGGATGGGCTGAAACATTTTGCCGGGGTGGGTCGCCGTTTTCAGGTATACGGTCACTACCAGGTGGAGAGCGGTGAAGCGATGCTGGTGGACGACTACGGACATCACCCGCGCGAAGTGGCAGCGACCATTGCCGCCATCCGCGATGGCTGGCCGGAGCGTCGGTTGGTAATGGTTTACCAGCCGCATCGCTATACCCGGACCCGGGATCTGTACGAGGACTTCGTCGACGTCCTGTCATCGGTCGATGTGCTGGTGTTGTTGGAAGTATACAGCGCCGGAGAAGATGCCATTCCGGGGGCGGATGGTCGCCATCTGAGCCGAAGCATCCGCATGCGCGGAGCGGTGGAACCGATCTTTGTTGAATCGGTGGATGATGTGCCCGATGTGATTCGGGATATCGTCAGGCCGGGAGATATTGTGATTACCCAGGGCGCCGGTAACGTCGGCGCCCTGGCCGGTGAACTCGCCCGGCGCAAATTGCGCTAG
- the murG gene encoding undecaprenyldiphospho-muramoylpentapeptide beta-N-acetylglucosaminyltransferase, with protein sequence MMTSASRKKALIMAGGTGGHVFPALAVARELQAQGVQVAWLGTAKGIEARLVPEAGIALHFLSVQGVRGRGAAGLLKAPFLILAAIGQAFSVIRRFKPDVVVGFGGFASGPGGVAARLLWKPLVIHEQNAIPGTTNRYLSPLAQCVLTAFPTGLKGARVVGNPVRRELAAVAAPAERLRNRGDQPLRLLVLGGSLGAQAINEQVPDALARLAPEIRPMVWHQSGAAHLEATRTRYETLDVDARVDAFIDDMAEAYAWADWVICRAGALTVSELMTVGLAALLIPFPHAIDDHQTHNAAVLVNAGAALAVSQKDLDGEKLAALIREEFAQRNRLRTMAERGRQLAQPEAARVVAEHCIAQTGIEVNRG encoded by the coding sequence ATGATGACTTCAGCCTCCCGTAAAAAAGCCTTGATTATGGCCGGCGGCACCGGAGGTCATGTGTTTCCGGCGTTGGCGGTGGCGCGTGAGCTTCAGGCGCAAGGCGTCCAGGTGGCCTGGTTGGGCACCGCCAAAGGTATTGAGGCCCGGCTGGTTCCGGAGGCGGGTATTGCGCTGCACTTTTTGTCGGTGCAGGGCGTGCGGGGGCGCGGTGCGGCCGGTCTGTTGAAAGCGCCGTTCCTGATTCTCGCAGCCATTGGTCAGGCGTTTTCGGTCATCCGGCGTTTCAAGCCGGACGTCGTGGTGGGGTTTGGGGGGTTTGCGTCCGGCCCCGGCGGCGTCGCCGCCAGACTGTTGTGGAAGCCACTGGTGATACATGAGCAGAACGCCATCCCCGGAACGACAAATCGTTACCTGTCGCCGCTGGCCCAGTGCGTTCTCACGGCGTTTCCGACCGGCCTGAAAGGGGCTCGGGTTGTGGGCAACCCGGTGAGGCGTGAATTGGCGGCGGTGGCGGCCCCAGCGGAACGGCTCAGAAACCGGGGAGATCAGCCTTTGCGTCTTCTGGTTCTGGGCGGCAGTTTGGGAGCGCAGGCGATCAATGAGCAGGTGCCGGACGCACTCGCCCGGCTTGCTCCCGAGATTCGCCCGATGGTGTGGCATCAAAGTGGTGCAGCCCATCTGGAAGCCACCCGGACCCGCTATGAAACCCTGGATGTGGACGCCCGGGTGGATGCGTTCATCGATGATATGGCCGAGGCGTATGCCTGGGCTGATTGGGTGATCTGTCGCGCTGGTGCTTTGACGGTGTCGGAACTGATGACGGTGGGACTGGCCGCCTTGTTGATTCCGTTCCCTCACGCCATTGACGATCATCAGACGCACAATGCGGCCGTGTTGGTGAATGCCGGCGCTGCACTGGCGGTCTCTCAAAAGGATCTGGATGGCGAAAAGCTGGCGGCGCTGATACGGGAAGAGTTTGCCCAGCGGAATCGCTTGCGCACCATGGCTGAACGCGGCCGCCAACTGGCACAGCCTGAGGCGGCGCGAGTGGTCGCCGAGCACTGTATTGCCCAAACCGGTATCGAGGTCAATCGTGGATAA
- the ftsW gene encoding putative lipid II flippase FtsW has translation MIGWLKQQWEESIAVFRGGADGVLILLWLGLLSIGLVMIASASIAFAAETYGDPWFFTKRHLVYLVMGVAVAALVVAVPVRFAQQYAGWLMVATLGLLCLVLIPGIGREVNGARRWLDLGLISVQISEVAKVAAVLFFASFFARRHQELYTGWQGFVKPVLVLGLMCLLLLFQPDFGSAVVLASVVLAMMFIAGVKLWHFGLLGAAAVACLAALAVYSPYRMTRLVTFLDPWSAQFGSGYQLTQSLIAFGRGEWFGLGLGNSLQKLFYLPEAHTDFIAAIMAEEFGLIGLVVMLGVFAALIVRIFAIARASLTANRLFAAFASYGVAILFTFQVFINVGVAAGLLPTKGLTLPFISYGGSSLLIGCALIGFVIRVDWEQRQAVPVSRVRTRVKPVSVRSEWREAA, from the coding sequence ATGATCGGATGGCTCAAGCAGCAGTGGGAAGAGTCGATCGCGGTTTTCCGCGGCGGCGCCGACGGCGTGTTGATTCTTTTGTGGCTCGGTCTGCTCAGCATCGGTCTGGTAATGATCGCCTCCGCCTCCATTGCGTTTGCGGCGGAAACCTATGGGGACCCTTGGTTCTTTACCAAGCGGCATCTGGTGTATCTGGTGATGGGGGTGGCGGTCGCGGCTCTGGTGGTCGCGGTGCCGGTGCGCTTTGCCCAGCAGTACGCCGGCTGGTTGATGGTGGCAACCTTGGGGCTGCTCTGTCTGGTATTGATCCCGGGGATTGGCCGGGAGGTGAATGGCGCCCGTCGCTGGTTGGACCTCGGGTTGATTTCGGTACAGATCTCTGAGGTGGCCAAGGTCGCCGCCGTTCTGTTTTTTGCCAGCTTTTTTGCCCGGCGGCATCAGGAGTTGTACACGGGCTGGCAGGGCTTCGTTAAGCCGGTGTTGGTGCTGGGGTTGATGTGTCTGCTGTTGTTGTTCCAGCCGGACTTCGGCAGTGCCGTGGTGTTGGCCAGCGTGGTTCTGGCCATGATGTTTATCGCCGGCGTCAAACTCTGGCACTTCGGGTTGCTCGGGGCGGCGGCCGTGGCCTGTCTGGCGGCGCTGGCGGTCTACTCGCCCTACCGGATGACGCGTCTGGTGACGTTTCTGGATCCCTGGTCCGCCCAGTTTGGCTCCGGTTATCAACTGACCCAATCCCTGATCGCCTTCGGTCGGGGCGAATGGTTTGGGCTCGGACTCGGTAACAGCCTGCAGAAACTGTTTTATCTGCCGGAGGCCCACACGGATTTTATTGCCGCCATCATGGCCGAGGAATTTGGACTGATCGGCCTGGTGGTGATGCTCGGTGTATTTGCGGCGTTGATCGTGCGGATTTTTGCGATCGCTCGCGCAAGCCTGACGGCCAACCGGCTGTTTGCGGCGTTTGCCTCCTACGGTGTGGCCATATTGTTCACCTTCCAGGTGTTCATCAATGTCGGCGTTGCGGCCGGTTTGCTGCCCACCAAGGGGCTGACTCTGCCGTTCATCAGTTACGGCGGCAGCAGTTTGCTGATTGGCTGCGCGCTGATCGGCTTTGTGATTCGGGTGGATTGGGAACAGCGCCAGGCGGTTCCGGTATCGCGCGTGCGCACCCGGGTCAAGCCGGTGTCGGTGCGCTCGGAATGGCGGGAGGCAGCATGA